The sequence below is a genomic window from Micromonospora aurantiaca ATCC 27029.
CGCCGCTCCAGCCCGGGTGCGACGAGCTGGAACAGCCGCTCCCGGTCGTCGAAGCCGCGCAGCCGGTGCAGTCCGAGGTCCAGCAGGGACACCCCGTCCGGCAGCGGGTCGGCGTGCCGGGCGGTGGCGGCGGAGCAGAGCACCTGCCCGCCGTGCGCGGCGGCGGCCACCCGGGCGGCCCGGTGCACCTCGGGGCTGGCGTACTCGCCGTCGCGGGGCTCGGCGTACCCGGTGTGCAGTCCCATCCGTACCCGAGGGGTGGCGTCCGGGTTGGGCCACTCGTGGCCGGCGAGCGCGCGCTGCGCGGTCAGGCAGGCGCGGACCGCGGCGGCGGCGTCGGGGAACGCGAGGAAGAACGAGTCCCCCTCGGTCAGCAGCTCGGCCCCGTCGGTGCCGGCCAGGGTGTCGCGCAGCAGCCGCCGGTGCTCGTGCAGGACCGGGCGGTAGACCGGGCCGAGCATCCGGGCCAGCCGCGTCGAGCCCTCGATGTCGGTGAACACGAAGGTCACCCACCCGCTGGGGAGGTGGTGTCCTTGCGACATACGTCGAACCTCCGCCCGGTGACGTCGGGTTCATGCTGCCCTATGGTCGTGCCGTCACGCATCGTGAGAACGGCTGGGCAGATTCCGCCCCAAGGTGCCAAAGGATCACACCGGCGGCAAGACCCCGATCGACCCGCGGGACGGACGGCGGAAAGTCAGCAGCCGCAGGAGCCGCCGCAGCAACCGCCGCCGCTGGGAATCCCACCGCTCGGAGCGGAGCCGCCCCGGCCGGTGACGGCCACCGTGGACAGCAGTTTCACCGTGTCGGCGTGGCCCTGCGGGCAGGTGGCCGGCCGTCCGGCCTCGGCCATCGGGCGGTTGACCTCGAAGGTGTCGCCGCAGGCGCGGCAACGGAACTCGTACCGGGGCATGTCCCAAGCGTACGGCCGGGCCTGACGTCGTCACCCGGATGGGTGATACTCGACGGGTGGTGGACGGCGAACGGCGAGCGACGGCCCGGCCCCTGCGACCCGCCGCGCCACCCGACGACGGCACCCCGCCCATCCCGCGGCCCCGCCGCGAACGCGATTCCCTCCCCCCGAAGTCGCCCGCCGACCCGGCCCGCGACGCGGACGCCGAGCCCGGCGCGAACCCGGACGCCACGCCCGGCGTCGAGGCCGGTGGGAAGCCGGCCCCCAAGCCGGGCGTCGAGCTGGACGCCCGGCCCGGCGGAAAGCCGCAGCCCGAATCGGCCGTGAAGGCGGACGCCGAGCCCGGAGCGGGCGGGGACGAGCAGCCGGGCTCGGGGTCGAAGGCACAGGCCGAGGCGGCAGCCGAGAGCGGCGGGCGGCGTCGGCGGATGCCGTTCGCGCACGCCGTCCGGACGCGCCCGCGGCAACTCACAGTCGGCGCGGCCCGGGCCACCCGCGCCTGGTCCCGGCGGCCCGGCGGCCGCACCACGCTGCCCGCGCTGTTCCTGCTCGCGCTGGTCGCCGCCGCCGCCACTGCCGGTGCGGTGGTCGTGCCGGCGGCGGTCGGCCGGCCGGAGCCGGTCGCCGAGGCCACGCCGTCGCAGAGCGTGCCGCAGACCGCGGCGGCGCCCGCCACGCCGCCGTTGCCGGAGCTGACCGGCCTGCCCGGAACCGCCGCGCCCACCGGCACGCCGCTGCCCGGTGCGACCACCGCGCCGGTGCTGCCCGCCGGGCGTCCCGCCGACGCGCTCACCGGCTGGGCGCAGCGGGTCGGCGCGGTGACCGGCGTCCCCGTGGTGGCGCTCCAGGCGTACGCCTACGCCGAGCTGGTGCTCGCCCAGACCAACCGTGGGTGCCAGCTGAGCTGGACCACGCTGGCCGCGATCGGTTACGTCGAGTCGCGCCACGGCGCGGCCAACGGCGCCACGCTGCAAGCCGACGGGCGGGCCCTGCCGGAGATCAAGGGAGAGCCACTCGACGGGCAGGGCGGCCGGTCCCGGATCCTCGACACCGACCAGGGGCTGCTCGACGGCGACCGGGTTCACGACCGGGCGCTCGGCCCGATGCAGTTCATCCCGACCACCTGGCAGGAGATCGGCGCGGACGCGGACGGCGACGGCGTGAAGAACCCGCACGACATCGACGACGCGGCGCTGGCCGCCGGGCTCTACCTGTGCAAGGGCGGCCGGAACATGACCATCCCGGGTGACTGGTGGGGCGCCATCCTTTCCTACAACGATGTGCGTCGGTACGCCCAGGCCGTCTTCGACAAGGCCGACGAGTACGGCAGGCTCAGCCGCAACGTGAGGTGACGGCTCGCGTACATTCGCGGACTCAACCCTTCCCCCCGGCTGCCGTTGACGGCAAGCTAGACGGGTGATGGTGCGCGAGTGGGATCCCAGGACCGCGTCGTCCGCCGAGATCGCGTCCCTGCTGGACACGCTGAACGCGGTCCTGGCGGCCGATCTGCCGCAGGATCCGCCATGGCGGGAGAGCTCCATGCGGGAGTATCTCTCCGAGGTGATGCCCGGCGAGCGGCGGATCTCGTGGGTCGCGCAGGAGGACGCCGGCCCGGACGGCACGCCCGGGGCGATCCTCGGGCATGTGCACGTGCTGCTGCTCGGCGGGATCGGCGTGCTCGAGGTGCTGGTGCACCCGGCGATCCGGCGCAGCGGCGTCGGCCGCGAGCTGGTGCGGGTGGCCGCCCGCCGGGTCTGGGACGAGGGCTTCCAGTCGATCGGTGTGGAGGTGGTCGGCGACACCCCGGCCGTGGGGTTCTACGAGTCGCTGGGCTTCACCCGCGACTACGTGGAGACCCGCAGCGTGCTCGACCTGCGCTCGGTGGACTGGCCGGCGCTCACCGAGATGGCCGCCGAGGTCGGCGCGGGCTACCGCGTGGAGTTCTGGCCGGGTGGCCCGCCGGACGAGCTGATCGAGGCGTACGCGCGGGCCAAGGCCGAGGTGCGCGACTCCGACGACGTGGAGCTGCGGCCCAGCTCCTACGACCCGGACCGGCTGCGCGACAGCCTCGCCACGCTGCACCGGCGCGGCATGAAGCCGTACATCGTGCTCGCGCTGCACGAGCAGACCGGCGAGGTGGCCGGGTTGACCGAGGTGGTGGTGCCGGCGCAGCACCCGACCCGGGCCGACCAGTACGACACGATCGTCGTCCACGACCACCGCGGCTACGGCATCGACCGGGCCATCAAGGCGCGGATGCTGCTGGAGCTGCGTTCGGCCGAGCCCGAGGTGGCCGAGGTGCAGACCTGGAACGCGCAGGACAACGAGTCGATGCTGAAGGTCAACGCCGAGCTGGGCTACCGCCCCGACCGCGACTGGTGCGAATACGGTGTGGACGTGGCCGAACTGGTGCACCGGCTGGACAGTCACCGCTGACCGTTCACCGTCCGGCCATCGAAGGGCTGGACGGTGTACCCACGAGAGCCTTAACGTTCGTTAGTTCCTGTCCACCCATCGTGGAGGCCCCATGCGCCCGCGCCGCACCCTCGCCGCGCTCGCGACCACCGCCGCCGTCACCCTCACGGCGATCGCTGTCGCACCCACCGCGGCCAGCGCCGCGCCCACCGACCTGTTCATCTCGGAGTACGTCGAGGGGTCGTCCAACAACAAGGCCGTCGAGCTGTACAACGGCACCGGCGCCCCGATCGACCTGGGAGCCGGCGGCTACCAGCTCCAGCTCTTCTTCAACGGCGCCACCACCTCGACGAACGTGGCCCTCACCGGGACCGTCGCCGCCGGTGACGTGTTCGTCTTCGCCGCCGCGGCGGCCGCGCCGGCGATCCTCGCCCAAGCCGACCAGACGTACTCCGGTTCGCTGTTCAACGGCGACGACGCGATCGTGCTGCGCAAGGGCGGCACGGTGGTCGACTCCCTGGGCCAGGTCGGCGTCGACCCGGGCAGCGAGTGGGGCAGCGGCCTCACCAGCACTGCGGACAACACGCTGCGCCGGCTGCCCTCGGTGACCGCCGGCGACACCGACCCGGCGGACGCGTTCGACCCGGCCGCGCAGTGGGCCGGCTTCGCCACCGACACGTTCGACGGCCTGGGCAGCCACACCGTCGGCGACGGTCCGGTCGACCAGCCGCCCACAGTGGCCTGCGGCGGCGCGCTGACGCTGTCGGCGGGCGCCACCGCGACCCGCGAGGTGACCGCGACCGACGCCGACGACACGATCACCGACCTGGCGGTCACCTCGGTCGTGCCGGTGCCGGCGAGCGGCTCGATCAGCCGTACCGCGTTCACCCCGGCGACCGCCGACGGCGGCACGGCCACCGCGACGCTGACCGCCACCGGCCTGCCGGCCGGCAGCTACGCGGTCACCGTGACCTCCACCGACACCGACGGCGACAGCGCCACCTGCACGCTCACCGTGCAGGCCACGAGCGTGCTGTCGGTCGGCGAGGTGCAGGGCCGCACCGCCGACGACGAGGACGGCCGCACCGACCGGTCGCCGCTCGCACCGGCCAGCGGCAACGGCACCAGCTCCACGCTGTACGACGTACGCGGCGTCATCACCGGCATGTCCCTGACCCGCAGTTCGGCCGGGGCCGACCAGTGGGGCTTCTACCTCCAGAGCCGGCTCGGCAGCGAGGACGGCGACCCGCTGACCTCCGACGGCCTGTTCGTCTTCATGGGCTCGTTCACCACGCTGATCGGCGGGTACGCCCCGACCGTCGGTGACGAGGTCGTGCTGCGCGGCCGGGTCTCCGAGTACTTCAGCCAGACCCAGCTGTCCAGCGCCTCGCTGGTCCGCAAGCTCGACTCCGGCCTCGACGTGGACACCGTGGTCCGGGTCGACGACGCGGTCCCGCCGGCCGAGGCGGCCGCCGCCGACCTGTTCTGGGAGCGGCACGAGGGCGAGCGGATGCGGGTACGCGCCGGCAGCGGCGTCTCCGCGCCCCGGCACATCTACTCCTCCACCGCCGACTCCGAGATCTACGTGCTGGACCGCGAGGACCCGGTGATGAAGCGGTCCGACCCGTACGCCCGGCGGGTGTTCCGGGACGCGCACCCGCTCGACGACATCCCCAGCACGCTGTTCGACAACGGCAACAACCAGCGCATCCTGCTGGGTGCGGGCGGTGTGAAGGCGACCGCCGGTGACTCCCGGGCGCTGCTGCCCGAGGCACGCACGTTCGACACGCTCACCGAGGACGCCTACGGCTCCGTCTCGTACGCGTTCAGCAAGTACAGCGTGCAGCCGGAGCAGCTCACGCTGACCGGTGGCGCCGACCCGGCCGCCAACCACCCGCCGCAGCCGGCCGACCGCGGCAGCGAGGTCGCGATCGCCACCTACAACGTGGAGAACCTGTACGACTACCGCGACGACCCGTTCGACGGCTGCGACTTCGCCGGCAACACCGGCTGCCCCGGCGTCAGCCCGCCGTTCGACTACGTGCCGGCGAGCCCGGAGGCGTACGCGGCCAAGCTGGCCGTGCAGGCCCGGCAGATCGTCCAGTCGCTGCACAGCCCGGATCTGATCCTGGTGCAGGAGGCCGAGGACCAGGACATCTGCTCGGTGGTCGACGGCGCTCTGGCCTGCGGCGACACCAACAACGCCGACGGCGCGCCGGACACCGTGCAGGAGCTGGCACTCGCCATCGCGGCCAACGGCGGCCCGGCGTACGCCGCCGCGTACGACCGGACCGGCGCGGACGCCCGGGGCATCGCCTCGGCGTTCCTCTACCGGACCGACCGGCTGACGCTCGCCGAGGCGACCGCCGCGGACCCGCTGCTGGGCTCCGCCCCGACCGTCCAGTACCGCTCGGCGGCGCTGCCGTCCAACGCAGACGTGCAGAACCCCAAGGCGCTCAACGCGGTGCTGCCGGCCGACGTGGACCGGTCGACCGGGGTGGACGGCAGCAACGTCTACACCCGTGCGGCGCAGGTGGCCCGGTTCACCGTGAAGGCCGGCCCCGGATCGACCGAGCGGTTCACGCTCTGGGCGGTCGCCAACCACTTCTCGTCCGGACCGGACAGCCGGGTCGGGCAGCGCCGCGAGCAGGCCGCGTACGGGGCAGCGATCGTCCAGGCGGTCGAGGCGAGCGACCCGAACGCCCGCGTGGTCTACGGCGGGGACCTGAACGTCTTCCCCCGCCCGGACGACCCGATCGCCACCGCCCAGAACCCGACCCCGTCGGACCAGCTCGCCCCGTTGTACGAGGCCGGGCTGCACAACCTCTGGGACGACCTGGTGAAGGACGCGCCGGCGTCGGCGTACTCGTACACATTCAGCGGTCAGGCGCAGACGCTGGACAACCTCTTCGTGAACGACCCGATGCACGACGACCTGGTGCAGGTACGGACGGCGCACATCAACGCCGACTACCCGACCGACGCGCCGGAGCTGGGCGACCGGGGTGCCAGCGACCACGACCCGCAGGTGGCCCGGTTCCGGTCGCGCGCCTCGCTGCGGGTCGCGGACACCTCGGTCACCGAGGGCGACAAGGGCACCAGCACGATGACGTTCACCGTCACCGTGTCCCGCCCGCTCTCCGAGCCGGCCCTGATCTGCGCGGCCACCTACGGCACCACCGCCCAGGCCGGGTCGGACTACGACCCGTACGTGGGCTGCCGGTTGCTGGCCGCGGGCCGGACCTCGCTGACGTTCCCGGTCACCGTGCGCGGTGACCGCAAGCGCGAGGCGGACGAGAAGCTCACGCTGTACGTGGCCGGGGTGCCGGGCCTGCGGCTCGCCGACCCGTCCGGCGTCGGGACGATCCTGAACGAC
It includes:
- a CDS encoding FmdB family zinc ribbon protein; protein product: MPRYEFRCRACGDTFEVNRPMAEAGRPATCPQGHADTVKLLSTVAVTGRGGSAPSGGIPSGGGCCGGSCGC
- a CDS encoding lytic transglycosylase domain-containing protein — encoded protein: MGDTRRVVDGERRATARPLRPAAPPDDGTPPIPRPRRERDSLPPKSPADPARDADAEPGANPDATPGVEAGGKPAPKPGVELDARPGGKPQPESAVKADAEPGAGGDEQPGSGSKAQAEAAAESGGRRRRMPFAHAVRTRPRQLTVGAARATRAWSRRPGGRTTLPALFLLALVAAAATAGAVVVPAAVGRPEPVAEATPSQSVPQTAAAPATPPLPELTGLPGTAAPTGTPLPGATTAPVLPAGRPADALTGWAQRVGAVTGVPVVALQAYAYAELVLAQTNRGCQLSWTTLAAIGYVESRHGAANGATLQADGRALPEIKGEPLDGQGGRSRILDTDQGLLDGDRVHDRALGPMQFIPTTWQEIGADADGDGVKNPHDIDDAALAAGLYLCKGGRNMTIPGDWWGAILSYNDVRRYAQAVFDKADEYGRLSRNVR
- a CDS encoding GNAT family N-acetyltransferase, with translation MVREWDPRTASSAEIASLLDTLNAVLAADLPQDPPWRESSMREYLSEVMPGERRISWVAQEDAGPDGTPGAILGHVHVLLLGGIGVLEVLVHPAIRRSGVGRELVRVAARRVWDEGFQSIGVEVVGDTPAVGFYESLGFTRDYVETRSVLDLRSVDWPALTEMAAEVGAGYRVEFWPGGPPDELIEAYARAKAEVRDSDDVELRPSSYDPDRLRDSLATLHRRGMKPYIVLALHEQTGEVAGLTEVVVPAQHPTRADQYDTIVVHDHRGYGIDRAIKARMLLELRSAEPEVAEVQTWNAQDNESMLKVNAELGYRPDRDWCEYGVDVAELVHRLDSHR
- a CDS encoding lamin tail domain-containing protein, producing MRPRRTLAALATTAAVTLTAIAVAPTAASAAPTDLFISEYVEGSSNNKAVELYNGTGAPIDLGAGGYQLQLFFNGATTSTNVALTGTVAAGDVFVFAAAAAAPAILAQADQTYSGSLFNGDDAIVLRKGGTVVDSLGQVGVDPGSEWGSGLTSTADNTLRRLPSVTAGDTDPADAFDPAAQWAGFATDTFDGLGSHTVGDGPVDQPPTVACGGALTLSAGATATREVTATDADDTITDLAVTSVVPVPASGSISRTAFTPATADGGTATATLTATGLPAGSYAVTVTSTDTDGDSATCTLTVQATSVLSVGEVQGRTADDEDGRTDRSPLAPASGNGTSSTLYDVRGVITGMSLTRSSAGADQWGFYLQSRLGSEDGDPLTSDGLFVFMGSFTTLIGGYAPTVGDEVVLRGRVSEYFSQTQLSSASLVRKLDSGLDVDTVVRVDDAVPPAEAAAADLFWERHEGERMRVRAGSGVSAPRHIYSSTADSEIYVLDREDPVMKRSDPYARRVFRDAHPLDDIPSTLFDNGNNQRILLGAGGVKATAGDSRALLPEARTFDTLTEDAYGSVSYAFSKYSVQPEQLTLTGGADPAANHPPQPADRGSEVAIATYNVENLYDYRDDPFDGCDFAGNTGCPGVSPPFDYVPASPEAYAAKLAVQARQIVQSLHSPDLILVQEAEDQDICSVVDGALACGDTNNADGAPDTVQELALAIAANGGPAYAAAYDRTGADARGIASAFLYRTDRLTLAEATAADPLLGSAPTVQYRSAALPSNADVQNPKALNAVLPADVDRSTGVDGSNVYTRAAQVARFTVKAGPGSTERFTLWAVANHFSSGPDSRVGQRREQAAYGAAIVQAVEASDPNARVVYGGDLNVFPRPDDPIATAQNPTPSDQLAPLYEAGLHNLWDDLVKDAPASAYSYTFSGQAQTLDNLFVNDPMHDDLVQVRTAHINADYPTDAPELGDRGASDHDPQVARFRSRASLRVADTSVTEGDKGTSTMTFTVTVSRPLSEPALICAATYGTTAQAGSDYDPYVGCRLLAAGRTSLTFPVTVRGDRKREADEKLTLYVAGVPGLRLADPSGVGTILNDD